In the genome of Xiphias gladius isolate SHS-SW01 ecotype Sanya breed wild chromosome 18, ASM1685928v1, whole genome shotgun sequence, the window AAACCGGAttattctatttttctctcatatttACACTGCTTTGCCTCTgtttcatgtcatgtttttgtgcatgccccgtttcctccctctctgtctgctctctgcTATCTGTTACTATAGGATGCCTTTCTTGACTGTTACAGGCATCAGATCCACCCACAGCTCCTATAATACCTCCAACTGGTCCATGGATCCAGCATCGAGCACACCTCCCACTTTACCTTCTCTTGTGATTGGCCTGTTTCTTCAGGTACTGCTGCACTGTTGCCCAATATCAGCCTGCCACATTTTTTAaagcctgtttttgtttatgctgTTCCTGCTCTTTCTTCACCCTCTTTGTTGTCCAACTGCACTCCAGGTACTGGTCAGGTGCGTTCCGCAAGGGAAACAATCAAAAGCCAAAAAGAGGGAGCTTTCGCGCTCTGAAGatgtatcattttatttttatttattattaacttACATGGCTGAACACAGAGACAATGTTTCTGCGTAAACGCCTTCTTGACTGTCAGTGTCAACTTTTTTGTTGCCTGGAGAGTCAAAACTGGGTTTGTTAATAAGTTAACTCTAGAAAAGTCTCCTTTCAGTTCACTCTCAGTTATTGAGAGAGGGTTTGGCACCACTTGTGGGTCATTTTTCCCCCCTTGCATTCGTGTTTATGTCTGACACAAACTTCCTGctgtaaatataaacacactcGCAGCCTTTATAGAGCTATGCctaaaaaatcctttaaataaatTCCACTGTTAAATGAAAGCACTGTGAAACTATGTAaaggtcttttttctttccttgttgtAACCATAAAACCAAGTTTACAATGGTCACATAGACAGCTGCAAAAGGGTTGTAACAGCCTCTGAAAAGAGACTGATGGCCGTGCTGGAGCTGTCTTCACCAGGTCTTTTGGATGTCTTCAGTATCATAGTAACACTGACGTCAGGTTTTTTTAATGGGGAGGCTAGAGGCCattgtgtgcgcatgtgtgtacACAGGATTGCACACAAGATGGGATTCTAATAACTGTTGCTGATATCTGCTGAACTGTTTTGGCAGATGAGCTTGCTTATTCTCTCTACCTGACCATACATTAATTAACTTATGGCCCAACCACAGTCTTTCTCGTCCAAATTCACAGCAtcctaatgaaaaaaaaaacataacagcatCCTTCCTTCCTGGTTGTACCTGCAATGGACAACAATGGGTCCAGTGTCTGGAATGGTGCTCTGTGTGCGGTTGACCTCCTCTAGGAACCAGAGCACACCACCAGGCTCATTGGGCACCCCGTGGTCTGGCCAGCTCAGGTACTGATAGTGCCAGATGTACCTCAGAGGCTCCTTCTACAAGGAAGatacagcaaaaagaaaaaaaaagaaaaaaaaaaagaaaaaaaagaaaaaaggtgatgAGCTGAAGTTGTCAAACTTTCCGTTAAACACTTAcagcattatttttgtttccttttaatcaGAACAttcatattgtttatttatgtgtgcaGATCTGAAGCTTTTTTGTCTCCATACTGGCTCCCCAGTGTTCATAAACATGCGTAATTCCACTGTAATAAATAGGGGAGAAAATCTACAATCCTCattccacacaaaaaaattgaactgCTCGGCAAAACTATTATGATACTTCAGCAGTTTGATTTTGCCAGCTCCAGTAGGTACTGTATTTTCCAAATTCATGGTCAGTTCaaaattctgtctttgtgtttactTGAACTATGCTAATTGCTGTACTGTGACGGAGAaatactctcttttttttgtatctttgaATCATTACATTGTGTGAACCTTAATGTGTAGAAACAGGGATGGACAACAGTagtagtacagtacagtagtaaTAGTCTCCTGCTTTTACAGGAGATGGACAGTAACCTTGACTAACTGCAAGAGTGTGATCTATTAACAACTTTTTTGATGACTGATCAATTTAGCTGTATTTAGCCAACACACAAACTTTAAGGCTTGATTGAAGTCTCACTTGGGGGAAGACTTTGgtgaaaatataataatctgCACACTAGCTACAACAAGACTGGATATCCAAAagttaaacagcattttttgcTCCCTATTTAATCAAATACAGACTGAATGCTGtgatcaaagcaaaaaaaacccatctgtttttagttattgttttcacatataaaaaaacaacactgcatcAAAGGGATTTTTATGTAAGACTTCAGTATAAGAAAACCGGAATTTTTAAAAGGTTGTTTGCACTACTCTACATCTACTCTTTCTGTATCTGCCTCTTCAGATCCATGCAGTCGATCCTCTCGTAAGCACAAGCACGTGCTAGAggactgagtgtgtgtctatgtgtgtgtgtgtgcgcgcgtgtgcgtgaTAATCTGACCCCAGGTCAGTGGGCCAGGTCTGACTGAGAACACAGCTCTTCCTACCCGGTCCAGATGGGTCACCTCCAGCTTCCTCAGGATGTAGTCTTGTGCTGGCCGCTCGTCCACGTTCCTCACTAGCACCTTCCCGAACTCCTTGGTGGCATGGAGGTCTGGCCAGTAACGGACACATTTGTTCTAAatcagaagaggaagaggaagaggaagaggaagaggaagaaagaaagaaagaaagaaagaaagaaagaaagaaagaaagagagagagagagagagagagagagcagagggagggtgGGTGATGGGTATTAGACAGTCTAAAGAACCAGCTCATCTCTGGCAGCTTTCCAATCAGCTTAACTGTCATACTATCCTTGTCAGCcgtctccctcccctccccaacaccaggcacaggcacaggcacaggaacaggcacaggcacacacacacatgcgcacacacacacacacacacacacacacacacacacacacacacaccaccccatCATCCCCACTACACATATCCATCTATCTCTGTTAGAATCAGCTAATACCATCAAGTGCTGTCTTTCATCTGAAAATGCTGAACAAAATGGCTGATGATAATGTACGTCAACTGACAGATACATACAGGCTACAGCTGTAGGAGACACACACCAGAGTCAACACAATCCgctgtcattttcatttgtacTGTTATCTTCTGTAGCTTGTTAAAGCCCTTTGTGACCAATCTGGTGGTGAAAGCACTTCCTAAATTAATTTCACTTGACTAGAGTAGTGGATTTTTAACATGTAATGATTTAGATGTGGGTATTTTGCTCACACTCTCATTACGAAATCTTAAGTGTCCAATCGCACAGCTCTCCTCAGTTCGTGGATCTCCATCATTACAAGCAATCAACAGCAATCAGCCCAAAGGAGTGTAATAGTGAAAAAACAGACCATTTAAGAGTAAATGCTagaaaaagtgaatgaaagagagctagggagagaaaaagagctgCTTGCTTAGGAAAAATAATATATAGAGAAACTTTTCTACTTGATTATTACCTTTTTCGCTTATCATTAAGGCATACAGAAGCCATCACAGTATTCCACGATATTTAATTATACGACTGAATAATTGCTCTATGTTTAAGCCAAATGCTAACCCGTCCTCGCTCTATCTCCTTTGTGGTCATGACGATGACGTGTGTATTCTCCTGATACACCATCTTCCAGAAGTCAATCACTGTATTCTGTAGGCACCCCTGGGTGGCGATGAAGACTTTGCCCTCCTTCATGTGGCGCCCCTCTTCATGCATACTCTATACAGAACAAAAAGTTATACACTGAATAAAGTATTTTCACTCTGAGACCAGAGAATCATATTCtcacagaaaatgtaataatgataaagttaaatatacagaaatataaaaacatttttacttcttGAAGAAAATATCTaccaattaaaataaagaccaaaaataaagaaattaataaaaagttaaGTTCTGtttataaaacagtaaattttgtttgaagaaGTAATCTGTGTTGAACGATAAATTCGAAGTAAccacactgtatgttttttttttaactgatgtaTTTATCAGTTTGGAACTAAACCATCCACAATAATTTTATGTTAAGGTTAAATTCCCCTTAAATTTCACTTATATTGAGTGTTTGCTGTATGTTGTGTATTAGTCATTGATCAAGCACAGGTGTAGATAAAAGGAGTTGTATAATGTTGAAAAGACTCACTCTGATGTAGTTGGCATTGATGTAGTCTGAACCAGGAACATCTGGATCTGATTCCCTGATTTCCACACGAGTTGTGTCGACTGAAAACGCGAAATCAAACTGTCATCAGTGCACAACAAAATATCTACAGTTTCctggaattacatttttttccaaatataatGTCAATTAATAGGCTGTGAGTTATCGAAACCAAATCTTGAAACTTTGCTGAGGCCTCTGTGTTACGAGTTGACTATTTGTGTCACTGTTTCCACAGGAAGTTGGGGAGACAGGAAATGGCAGATTGCTGCTTGACTCACAGGGGAGGATATTCTTGTATCTGTTTTTACTCTTGTTTTCTGGCTTCTGGCCTTCTTTCCGGGGATACAGCAGTTTGCACTCCTGCTGCTGAAGTACCTGATAGTtgatgacaaaagaaaaaggagaatgaaaagaaaacatcttaatATGACATTCCAGGAAGTTCCAAACAAAAGAATATCCACTATAATGCGACTGCCAAGTCTGAGGTCATTTATACACAGCAGGGGTCACCCTGGagtgcatgaaaatgaaaagtgcaTGTGTCAGTATTGAGGTTGTACACTTAAGAGGATGCAGTTCAGCACAAAGTTTCCTTCAAATAAAAAGAAGGGCCCTAAAGCccttcattcatattcattttggATGCATATCTACTCTTGAAGGGGAGAACAAGTCAAGCAATTACAGCATTAATCTATCATTTTTTTAGCTGTGATAACTAAAACCAGTTGTAAGGCAGAAATACAAAGCCAGATAGACTAGTTACTGTCTTTTTTGAAATAACCTATGAGACAAGCATAAAAGTATTTTATGTGTTATATTATGTCACCAATGCCAACTTCAACACAGAAGATGCAGTAAGTGatttaaattgatttgaaaaatgattatcATCTCAATAAAGACTGCATCCTAGGAGCAGGCAATTCAACAACCAGACAAAGATCAGTTCCTATGATCTTATAggcaaactgtaaaaacttgGTATTGGTTCAGTAAATGCCAATTAATAATTCATTGCCTAATTAGCACTGAAACAATAGAAatcatttaattgtttcagtgtAAGCCACAGCAAAAGCTTCAGTTAGCATCATTACTTAAAGGTTAAAACAgcataaattaatttgaatttccCTCAatagacaagaaaaacaaataactcaCTGGAAACAACATTAATGTGAGCCTACACAAATAGATATAACACAGTTAGTAAAAAACGACATGGAACAAACGGCCTacaagatgacattttatatgaCACTTATGTGACAAATCGCTGTTATGGAAAATACTACATAGTTATACACTAACACCTAGCATTAAttaacagtagtaacagtaatctttttttgtacaagagctaatgaaaacatcatcctcAAAACACTCTCCAATAACAAAATTTTGGCATCCCAGGGAAGACGCCACTCAAAAGATTAATTACTCCTTATGTGCCCTATTATGTCTTGTACAGATGGCTCAAAGTCATCCAGTTCTTATCTGAAGCCTCATTTAATGAAACTGTTGAACACGGAACctttaaaataaccaaaaactTTAGCTCAAATATAAATATCCccatattttcttaaaaacacGATTGAGAGGAATGATTCTGGTGTTGACAGTTTTGCGGCTCCATACCTCAAATTCTTCCCAGAATCCTTGCTTGGGCTTCTCAGAGTTGTCTGCTACTTTGTTGAGCTCTCGTACCCGGTTCTCGATATTGGCTGCATTTATCCTTGTGGCATTAAAGGGCTGTCGTCATGTTGGGACAGGGTAATCAAATTTGTCATCAGAACAAAAGAAGTTTTTCTAACTTTAAAaagaacaagtatgaaaataaaatttttatgtGGTATGAATTAACCAGCATACTGCAACACATCCATGTCTTCAAGGTACTGTATGCAAGAGTCACTGTAATGgatccttttgtttgttttatttgctaaatTTCTCTTCCATACCTGTTTGAGGTGCACTACGATGCCACTTTTCTCCACCATGGGGTTCTTCTTGTAGTGATCCACCAGGTCAGCCAGGGTGTCAAACCTCTCACCTCCACCCACGTCATATTTACCGTCCTGCTGGAGACACACATCAACACTCAAATAAAAGTCTGAGAGGTTCTTACAGTGCAAACATGAATTCTAGTTAAATATATATGACTCAAAACACCAACAATATGCTGAGGTAGTCTGAGAGGTGAACTCAGGGAGTCTAGGCGTTATAAGCCCCCAGACTGTCTTAATCCAGCTGAACAAAACTCTATatacagaaacaaaatttaagTTTCTGTATATGTCAAGGGGCCTGAACTGAGATACCTTACCTGGTAGTGTATCATAACATGTGTGACCTTGATCTTGCGATCCACATTTTCGTGTTTCTCCTCATTGGTGAGAACTGAGAGGACGAAGTCCCCTGGTTTACTCTGGCTCTCCCGTACCAGGAAACTGCCAGCCTTGCCTTTGTCTGTGAGCAGTTTCTCTGCATCTCGCCCAGAGAGGTGTCCATGGTACCACCTGGAGATGAGTGAAAGAACAGACTGTGATATACCAACACAATAATCCAGAAACaacattcactgaaaaaaatgacaacttcATTGACTGAATATGCAAACCAATAACTTGTAGGATGGTAGCCTGTGGCAGTTcctcaaaatgaaaatcaacaaataacCGTATTAAGAACTATAAATCCAGACAGTACATTTGCAAAATAGGTTTATACATTAGAATTACTATTATAATTCTATAACCATCAATATCACCTAgtaattatgattattttacaatattatgagttgtatttcattttatttatgcttcaaaattattatttatttccatattaaacaacaataaatactTTCTTGAGTCAATTTGTAACCCAACGTGCCTAAATTCCCCATAATCTTAATATTAGCTTTAAGCGATGTTTAGGGTCAAAACCATTCAATGTGGGCATCACGTCATATTAACTGGCTGTGTCTGTTAGGGCGAAGCTACCTGTTACAGATCAGTcgcaaaaacaacaaaaaagacgGCAACTAAAAACATGCAGCTGGCAAGACATGTTCAAAAGCACAGAGAACAACAGTGTTCATTATTTCAGATTGCCTGCGTTCACCATCTGCTTCAACTCCTGTGGAGATCAAAAAGCTCAGGGTAGATTTTGTTTAATGGTAGACGAATTATCAAGACAAGTGAGAAGAGCTGAGACAGAAACTTGACTAAATGAGTAGGAGGACAAGCATTATGCTTCCTGCGGAACGGAACAAGTTCTATATCTCAACAGTACAGTTTAACATAATGTCTATATGTGCATTGTGAGAGAAGACACATACTAGAGAATAAATCTGTCTCTTATATTGCTGCAGCCTGACTCAGTTGCTGATGAAAACCTGCATGTCTGCTtagtttttttcctgtgtggtGAGCAAGAACGTGTAGGAGGTTCTGACAAGAGTTGTATGTAGAATGGAAAAAAACCACATAAACCATAGCCCATAGATCACAAGTTGTTCTTAGACCTAAATATAAGATGAGATATACACTCTGCAATTTGCAAATGTGTAGAAAAAGTGAATGTACATAACCGGCGCGGCATGAGATGATACCATGCATAGCTGaaaactgatgatttttttttcctttttaaattggAAATGATTATATAAATTTAACTTTCTAAAATGCtccctgtatgtgtgtactttCATTGATTCCTGGCTAATACACCAGCTGTCTTAGTCTCAGATTTCTAAGGAGGTGTGTAGGTTTGACAAGGTGTATATCAGCGTCCAACCTGTGTATAGAAGGATGATAGCCTGTGGCTACTTAGGGAAGATGCATTTGGGAATATTCCACTATTAGTGCATGTGGAAGTGAAGTGCATCTGAATttaatgtgtgggtgtgtgtgcacagaatAATGCATCCtctccacatacagtatatgtaaacaTATATGTGTATTGGTACATAATTAATAGGTTAATGGCTGATTCTTTCCTAGAGCCATTTTATCAAAACTGTTTACTAGCTGGTCATGTAGGCCTGGacaataattcaatattattgTTTAACAGCTCTTATTGGAATTGctgtttaaataattgtttctgAATGAAttctacatatataaaatacatgGTATGTTTAAAGCCACACTAATCCAGATTTTTATATTACCAATGAATCAGATGACTGTGTGATGTTAGAATTGTCACTTGATGTGACAAAGCCACAGAAATGACTGTTATCACTGGACTCTGCAGTGCCCCTCGTCTTTACAGAGTGATTTAGGGTCTTTCAGCTCTTGATTTCGGTTTTCAGGCCAAGAACTTAGCTTAGCTCTTAGCCAACTGTATGCTATCTATCCATCACCacatggcagacagacaaagaaagcaCATAGCATGTGAACATAGTGCATGAATTCGAAGCTAAAGAACCAGACATTGTTATGGAGCTGTTGGAGAACAGAGCTGAAAGGACATTTGcttatgtttttgcttttcaagGGTTACACATTTTAACACTGCAATCCATAATAGTGGATAGTGTATTGCATTAATCACCATCTATCACTATAGTGATATTCTTGTTAATGTTGTGATGTTAATTTCTGCCATATCACCCAGCTCTATGGTGATGGCTCAAAAAGTTCCTGTCAAGACATGAAGGAGATCTGAGGCTCTATTTTCGTGAACTGGGCGGTGTGGCACAGAGTGCAGTCAAGTCTGCCCTGCCCAATGCACTTTGGGCCTGCCAAGCACACTTTGGTATTTTCATGGCCAGCCACTCCTGTCAGACCAGCAGTGCACTTGAAAACAGGGTGGGATCAGAAAGAATACAATATAGGTGGGTGTGTTAGAGGTTGTGAAAATCATGGCCAATCACATCCACAACTTCCATCCCCTTTAAACACAAGACCCTGCAGAGCCCACTGACTTGGATTCCTGGAGAGattgtttttcagcagaaacTTATTGTTGTCCGGGAcatacagtttcaaaatatgaatataGCAGCTCAAAGATATTGCCAGGATTAGACGATTTCTTTGAATCTGAATCCACTTTTGAATTCACTTTAGACACTTGAAGATCCTGCAAAATagtgcagtgtttgtttttgtcatacAATGATCCATAACAATCTGCTGTTAAGTACCACCTCAGTGCCATAGGTATGTGAAAGTACAATTAAAAATGCGGTTTAgtttttcatgttgtatttatttatttctcaaatTCTTTTAATGCTCATTCAGCCTAGAGTTCCTCGTTTTATGGAAAAATTATTGCTGACAATCTGATAATGAAATAGTTGTATGTTTAATTTTCATACTGCGACATAAACATGACCCTGATATAATCCACAAATaaattaggatttttaaaataacactcttgtttttggaaaaactactataaaatgtaactgtaacAGTCTCTATCACACCATGTTCTAGCCACGTCAACCTCTATTCTTATTAAACAGTGGGAGCTTTGGGTGTTACTTTGGCCAGACTCATTAAAAAGCCCCAGTTACCCGGTGTTTTTGATGGAAGCACATGGGGAGGATAAAGGAACGGACCGCCCTGAGGGAGTTATTAGTTAGTCATTGGGACAAGTATCCCACAAGCCTGTTGATTTGCAGTAGAAACTGTacaataattaaacaaatgtgatGTGCACATGTACAAAgaggtttctgtgtttgttttccaacaGTGTGGTGCAAAAAATTTAACCAGCGGAACTCTGTGTAATTGTGGCTTGACAATCTGCAAGATCtctctgctgccttcagatggaCGTAAAGAGTCACCAGAGTAAAGCAAGGGCCTTCAGTATAGACTACCTATTAACTGTTGTGGATTATAgagctggtaaaaaaaaaagaagaagaatcaCTCATTAATCTGCAATCTGTCTGGCTAGCATGAATGCCATACACAGAATACAAATTCTTTGTCTGCACAATCACATGGCAGGTGGTTggataatgtaaaataaaagtggggggggaaaaaacatgaataaagggGGATATGTGGTTTTGGGAATTTAAATGGGTGTGAATTCactgaaaaaactgaacaaaatactatggaacaaaagcacaaaacaccaacaacaaaatTGCAGTGTGCTGCTGGATTCGTGTCGCCACACCCTCTACTGCGCCTCTTCTCCCATTGGGACGCATGGCAAGTCACCATGATACCAAACCGgcaaagtcaacaaaataacCTCAGTGCGCCACAGGAAAATAGCAGTTCACCGGTGCAATactgtgttttgtgctgtgcGCTGGCATTAAAATAGAGCCCCTGATCTCTCTTGTTCATATATTACTGATTTACTCTTTTATTGTTACATTgtatattattcattattcaacTTGTGTTAAGATGTTagaataagtttgttttttttatttttccaac includes:
- the ptpn11b gene encoding tyrosine-protein phosphatase non-receptor type 11b isoform X1, coding for MTSRRWFHPNITGIEAEQLLLTRGVHGSFLARPSKSNPGDFTLSVRRNDEVTHIKIQNSGDYYDLYGGEKFATLAELVQYYTEQQDLLRERNGHVIELKYPLNCKDPTSERWYHGHLSGRDAEKLLTDKGKAGSFLVRESQSKPGDFVLSVLTNEEKHENVDRKIKVTHVMIHYQQDGKYDVGGGERFDTLADLVDHYKKNPMVEKSGIVVHLKQPFNATRINAANIENRVRELNKVADNSEKPKQGFWEEFEVLQQQECKLLYPRKEGQKPENKSKNRYKNILPFDTTRVEIRESDPDVPGSDYINANYIRSMHEEGRHMKEGKVFIATQGCLQNTVIDFWKMVYQENTHVIVMTTKEIERGRNKCVRYWPDLHATKEFGKVLVRNVDERPAQDYILRKLEVTHLDRKEPLRYIWHYQYLSWPDHGVPNEPGGVLWFLEEVNRTQSTIPDTGPIVVHCSAGIGRTGTIIVIDILIDVINRQGLDCDIDIPKTIQRVRQQRSGMVQTEAQYKFIYMAVQQYIDTAQKRLEEEQRNKMKEREYSNIKYPQMTNSRSKPNMASSRSSSVMTNEDSSSVYENINFKSPQTPFSSNTRR
- the ptpn11b gene encoding tyrosine-protein phosphatase non-receptor type 11b isoform X3, which produces MVRWFHPNITGIEAEQLLLTRGVHGSFLARPSKSNPGDFTLSVRRNDEVTHIKIQNSGDYYDLYGGEKFATLAELVQYYTEQQDLLRERNGHVIELKYPLNCKDPTSERWYHGHLSGRDAEKLLTDKGKAGSFLVRESQSKPGDFVLSVLTNEEKHENVDRKIKVTHVMIHYQQDGKYDVGGGERFDTLADLVDHYKKNPMVEKSGIVVHLKQPFNATRINAANIENRVRELNKVADNSEKPKQGFWEEFEVLQQQECKLLYPRKEGQKPENKSKNRYKNILPFDTTRVEIRESDPDVPGSDYINANYIRSMHEEGRHMKEGKVFIATQGCLQNTVIDFWKMVYQENTHVIVMTTKEIERGRNKCVRYWPDLHATKEFGKVLVRNVDERPAQDYILRKLEVTHLDRKEPLRYIWHYQYLSWPDHGVPNEPGGVLWFLEEVNRTQSTIPDTGPIVVHCSAGIGRTGTIIVIDILIDVINRQGLDCDIDIPKTIQRVRQQRSGMVQTEAQYKFIYMAVQQYIDTAQKRLEEEQRNKMKEREYSNIKYPQMTNSRSKPNMASSRSSSVMTNEDSSSVYENINFKSPQTPFSSNTRR
- the ptpn11b gene encoding tyrosine-protein phosphatase non-receptor type 11b isoform X2, whose amino-acid sequence is MTSRRWFHPNITGIEAEQLLLTRGVHGSFLARPSKSNPGDFTLSVRRNDEVTHIKIQNSGDYYDLYGGEKFATLAELVQYYTEQQDLLRERNGHVIELKYPLNCKDPTSERWYHGHLSGRDAEKLLTDKGKAGSFLVRESQSKPGDFVLSVLTNEEKHENVDRKIKVTHVMIHYQDGKYDVGGGERFDTLADLVDHYKKNPMVEKSGIVVHLKQPFNATRINAANIENRVRELNKVADNSEKPKQGFWEEFEVLQQQECKLLYPRKEGQKPENKSKNRYKNILPFDTTRVEIRESDPDVPGSDYINANYIRSMHEEGRHMKEGKVFIATQGCLQNTVIDFWKMVYQENTHVIVMTTKEIERGRNKCVRYWPDLHATKEFGKVLVRNVDERPAQDYILRKLEVTHLDRKEPLRYIWHYQYLSWPDHGVPNEPGGVLWFLEEVNRTQSTIPDTGPIVVHCSAGIGRTGTIIVIDILIDVINRQGLDCDIDIPKTIQRVRQQRSGMVQTEAQYKFIYMAVQQYIDTAQKRLEEEQRNKMKEREYSNIKYPQMTNSRSKPNMASSRSSSVMTNEDSSSVYENINFKSPQTPFSSNTRR